The following is a genomic window from Puniceicoccaceae bacterium.
CCACACTACCTTTGGGAGGACCTGCTCGATGTGCTCGCAGACCTTCAGGCCAACGCCCTTCCATTCGAAGCAGAGTGGTACAAAGCCCACCTCGAATTCCGCTGTCCAATCCTCGGCCAATTCGAATACCGGGACATGCAGTTCGAGTTGCGCCAGGCGCTCGAACCCTGGCATGTTCTGGGAGAAGAGGGCATGGCGGGCGGAACTGTGCGCTACGTCGATTCATCCCTCGAGCGAGTGCAAATCCGAAGTTCCGGCCTGCTCAGCGACCGCTATGTACTCACCTGCAACCGGCAGCGTATTCCTCTGCGATCCACCGGTACCGTCGGCGAATGCATTGGTTCCATTCGTTTTCGCGCCTGGCAGCCAGCTGCAGCGCTGCATCCCACACTGCCAGTGGATGCACCCCTGGTCATTGACCTTGTCGATACCTGGAACGGCCGTGCTGTGGCGGGATGTCGCTACCACGTCTCTCACCCCGGAGGGCGCAATTATGAAGTCTTCCCGGTCAATGCGTATGAAGCAGAAAGTCGCCGACTCAGCCGCTTCGAGCCTTTCGGTTATTCCATCGAACCCTATTTGATCATTCCCGAAGTGAAACATTCCGTTGATTTTCCCGGAACCTTGGACTTACGTAGGTTCAACTGAACTGCCGTTTCCACGCACAGGTTTGTTTTCGTGATTGAATGATCCCACACCCGATACTCGATTCATACGCCAATCATGCCACTGACTATGATGAATACCACGATGCATCGGGAACCATCCGTCCGATCTGGCAATCCATCACAGATCGGCTGAGGCAACTCCAACCCGCAGAGTTCGAGCGCCGAAACCAACTTTTGCGGCGCTTGATCACCGAAAACGGCATCACCTACAACGTCTACTCTGACGCTGAGATGAGTCGGCAATGGGGCATGGATTTACTGCCCCTGGTATTCTCCAAAACAGAGTGGCAGCGCATCGAGGCCGGACTCCGCCAGCGCGCGGAGCTGATCAATCAGTGCCTGAAGGATCTCTACGGCCCGCAGGAGGCACTCCTGCATGGCATTCTGCCACCCCACCTCGTCTATGCCAATCCCGCCTTTCTTCGACCCTGCCACGGTATCGAACCAGTGGGAGGGGATTGGGTAAATCTCTACGCCGCCGATATCGCACGCTCCCCCGATGGAAACTGGTGGATCCTCAATGATCGCATTGAAGCCGCATCAGGCATGGGTTACGTGCTCGAAAACCGATTGCTCTCCAACCGCCTCTTTCCCGAACTCTTTCGCGAGCAGCCGATCAAACGCCTGCATCCGTTTTATGATGGCTTCAACGAGTGCATCAGCAACCTCCACCCCGCATCTGAGCGGGGTCAGCGAGTCGCATTGCTGACCCCGGGACCCGCCAACGAAACCTTCTTCGAACAATCGTTTCTTTCAAAAAACCTTGGTTTTCAGCTCGTGGAAGGAGCCGATCTCACGGTTCGTGATAACACACTCTTTTACAAGACCCTCAAGGGCATTGTCCCGATACGCAATCTGCTGCGCAGATTGGACTCTGACTGGTGCGATCCGCTCGAACTGCGCAATGAATCACTACTCGGCGTACCCGGTTTGCTCCAATGCCTGCGCAGTGGTCAATTGAGCATGATGAATGGACTGGGAACCGGACTCATGGAAACGGTAGCCATGCCTGCTTTCATGGAAAACCTCTGTCAATTTCACCGTTCTGAAAGCTTACTGCTGCCCTCGGTTGCGACCTGGTGGTGCGGGCAGCCCGCAGAATTTTCCTACGTGATGCAGCATCTTCAGGAGTTGGTGATCAAACCCACCTTCCGCCAGCACTCCGAGTCGGCCGTTTTTGGCCCGGCATTGAGCAAATCCGAACTCCGTGCGCTGCGGGAGCGGATCGAGCGCACACCCGAACGCTACTGCGCCCAACAAATTGTCTCACGTGCAACCGCTCCCGCCTATCATGACGAACAGCTCCACCCCCATCACTTCCTCATCCGCGTCTACCTCACCCGGATGAACGGACAATTCCACATGATGCCGGGAGGGCTGGCACGCATCGCACCCACACCCGGATCTCAAAACGTATCGATGCAGCACGGTGCCATCAGCAAAGACGTCTGGATTCTTGATGAGGCGCGCAAAGGTTCGAGAGCAGCCACACTCCCCCGTCAACTGGCAGAGAGCACACTTCCCCCCATCGAAGACAACCTTTCGAGTCGCACCGCCAACAACCTCTACTGGTTTGGCCGTTACATTGAGCGTGTTGAATGCCTGGCACGCCAACTCCACATTCTCATGCAAACCCTCACAGAGGATGTTCACAACGCCACCCTGGCAAACCTCCATGCCTTTTTGTCAGTGCTGCTGTCTGAAGAAGAACTTCAATCCCTTCAGGCAACGGAATCCACTCGCGAACAACTGACGGTACTCGATGCATTGCTGACTCGCTGTGTTTCAGATCCAAACCACCCCAACTCTCTTGCCAGTGATCTCAACCACGTGCGGCGCATTGCATTTCACCTCAAGGATCGCCTGTCCACCGACAGCTGGCAGATTCTGAGTCACCTGCAGCAGATCTCAACGGATACCCCCGGCACGAAGGGTGCGAGCATCCTGCACGAACACAGCATGGATGTGCTCGATCATACACTCGATTCACTGGCTGCCTTTTCAGGGAAGACCGCAGAGAACATGGTGCGCACTCTCGGCTGGCAGTTCCTGATGCTGGGGAAACGCCTCGAGCGCAGCTATCAGCTCATCGATTTGCTTCGCAGTTCACTCATCGAAAATCCCAACCCGGAGGAAGAACACCTGCAATTGCTGCTGCAATACGCCGACAGTACCATCACCTATCGCAACCGCCATCTCAATGCCATCGACCCGATCCGCGTCTTCACCCTCTTGCTCAAGGATGCTGGCAATCCACGTTCGCTGACCTTCATGGTCGAACACATCATTCAACACCTTGGCAAACTGCCCTGGCGCACCCAGTCTGGAGAATCTCACAACGAATCGAGCCAGCGTCTGAGCGTGCAGTTGATCGAAGCCATGAGTCGCCTGAATGCCGAAACATTGATTCGCTGCAAAGCAGCGGACCCCTTCAATCCCATCACCAGTGCGCTCGACGAACTTCACCTGCTGATCGAACAGCGCTTTTTTGCCAATACCTGATCTTCTGCTGCCATGAGTTCTGCTTCGCCAGTCAACCCTTCCCCTTATTCTTTTCCTTTCGCTGAATACCGGGTCAAACACCGAACCACTTACGACTACACCTATCCCGTCTCCCTCTCCTATCACACCCTGCACCTCAAACCCCGCAACTGGTCCGGCGTACAGCACATTTCCGATTTCTCAATTGAAATGGATCCCGATCCCATGGACTTCACCGAAAACAGGGATTTTTTCGGAAACTCCGTTCATTCGTTCTCCATTCAGGAACCTCATGAGCGCTTCTCCGTGCTCACGCAATTCAATGCGCGCGTGATTTCAAATCCGGCGCCCATTGATGAACTGACGATTAACTGCGCACAGGTGCGAAACGCTCTGCACGGAGACACCAGCTTTCGCATGCTCCAGGCTCTCCAGTTTATTTATCCCTCGCCTCAGACTCACGCCGATCCCGCTATCGCGGAATGGGCTGCTGCGTTCTTCCCCGATCAGCGGCCTTTCATGGAGGCCGTTCTGGAGTTCAATCATGCACTCAAGTCCGAGATTGCCTTTGATCCCGCAGCGACCGAAATCACCACTTCCGTGAGCGAGGTTTTTGCGATGAAGCGCGGCGTCTGTCAGGACTTCGCACACCTCATGATTGCCGCCCTGCGCAGCCAGGATCTCCCGGCACGCTATGTGAGCGGCTACATCCTGACCCACCCCCGTCCGGGTGAACCTCGCCTTGAGGGTGCCGATGCATCCCATGCATGGGTATCGGTCTTTGTCCCTGGCTACGGCTGGATCGATCTCGACCCCACCAACGATCTGCTCGTGAACGACCAGCACATCCGCATTGCAGTAGGGCGCGATTTTGATGATATCAGCCTGATCAAGGGTTCGGTCACTGGTGGAGGCACCTCGACCCTTGCGGTGGAGGTAACGGTATGGCCCATTGATGATGCGTCCAGGCGCATCACGCATCCCGATCTGAGTTACAGCGAATAATCCATGTTCGAAGGCATAATTTCCATCACGATTGCACTGATTCCGGTCTACCTGTTCATTCTCGGGGGATATGCATTTCGCCGCATTGGTTGGCTCAAACCCTCTGCCGATGACAGTCTGCTCAAGCTGCAAATCCATGTCTTCTACCCAGCCCTTATTTTCAGTTTTGTCTTTCGCAATGAGGCGTTGAACCAACCCAGCCTCCTGTTGCTGCCACCGCTGGTTGGATTCCTGTCGATCCTCCTGGGCTTTGCGGTAGGATATGCCATCGCTCGCATGCTCGGACTCTGCAAGGGCAAGGGTTTGCGCACCTTTGCATTCACCACAGGCATTTACAACTATGGCTTCATCGCCATTCCGCTCATCGATTCGCTCTACCATTCGAAGGAGGTCATGGGCGTGCTGATGGTGCACAATACCGGTATCGAGGTTGCGATCTGGACGTTGGGCATCCTGTTGCTCAACGGAAATATCACACGCCACGCCTGGAAAAAACTCATCAATCCTCCCATCCTCGCACTCGCCGCAGGCTTGCTGATGAACCGTATGTTACCCGGCACGGTCGACGCGGATTCAACCCCCCTTGACGCGATGTTCGAGTCCGTGATCACCACCGTTCAACAACTGGGACGTTGCGCGATTCCACTGGCACTCATCCTGATCGGTGCCTCACTGCGGGACTTGATGCACGATGCATCGCTCAAACTGGATTGGCGAGTCGTCAGCGGTGCATGTTTGGCCCGTTTGCTTGTGCTTCCCGCCCTCTTCATTGCGGCGGCCCTTTGTTTGCCGCTCCCCATGGAGCTGCAAGCGGTCATCCTCATTCAGGCAGCCATGCCCTCCGGCATGTTCCCCATCCTCATGGCCCGGCATTATGGTGGCAGTCCTCAAACAGCAGTGCAGATCGTCATCGCCACCACCCTGTTGTCTGTCGTTACGATCCCACTCTGGATCGCAATCGCACAGCGACTCGTGGGTTGAGTTTTGCCTCCCGCATGCATTCGGAATACGCGCGTGAACGATGCGTTGTTGGCTACACGAAACTTTTTAAGCTGTCCTGCAAGTAGTCGCGGTCGCTCCACTCCGGATGTTCCGCACGCACCTGATCGATCAAACGCTGCTCGAGTTCCGATTTGCTCGGTAGTTTCTTTTCGATGTAAACCCCAAACCATCCGGGATAGTCTGCCTCGGCCAATCGGTAGGCTGCCACTTCGTCTGTGGGATCATGACGGGCCGCATCTTCGGGACTCCCGTCTCCTTTCTTTTCATCAATAATCGGAAAGGAACCACCCTTGCGTGGGTTCAAGCCCTCGAATGACCCAAGATTGAAATGGGTGCACTCCGACAAACACTCGATTACCGCAAATCCCGGGTGTGCATACGCACGCTCCAGCATCTCCATCACATGGGAAATGTTCGATGCACTCGTGCGCGCCACAAAGGTCGCTCCACAGGCAATCAGCCGCTTCATCGGATTGATCGGCTCGTCAATCGCACCCCAGGGATCCGTCTTCGATACAAATCCCTTCGGCGATGTCGGAGAGGTCTGCTTTTTGGTCATGCCATAGACCGTATTGTCCATGATCAGATAGGTGAGATTCGGATTCTTGCGCGCGGTGTGATCCAGATGATTTCCACCAATCGAAAAACAATCCCCATCCCCACTGAAAACGAAGAGATGCAGATCGGGTCGCGCCAGACTGACCCCGCTCGCAAAGGGCAACGCTCGCCCGTGCAGGGTGTGCATCCCGTGGCTGTTCACAAAATAGGGAAAGCGCGACGAACAGCCAATGCCCGACACCGTCACAATATCCTGATGTGGCAGCTGCAGCTTCTCGAGCAGCCGGTAGTAGGCCGCGAGGATGGAGTGGTCACCGCAACCCCGACACCAGGTCGGCTGCTTGGCGGTGAGGTTCTTTTTGGTCAGTTTACTGTCTTTCGCTAAATTCATGATGAGCGGGGGGTTGAGGATTTTTGAGTGGGAACCAGTTGGGACAGGATTTCCTTCACCTTAAAAGTGAGTCCATCGGTTTTGCAGATGCTGCCAATTTGGCTTAGCCCCGTCACGGCGCGCAGGTACAGAGCGAACTGACCCACACCATAGACGCCCTGGTCGTTGAGTTCCACGGTCTTCACCTCTTCAAAGGCTGCAAGCATGTCGCCCACCGCCGAACTCAGGGGGAACAATAGTTTCAGGTGCAGGTGCGAAACCCGTTGGCCTTGTGCAAGCAGTGCATCCACAGCTACCCGGGTCGCCCCAAAAGAGGAACCCCAGCTCACCAATAGCAGGGGTCCAGAGTCCTCCCCGTAAATTTCCGGTGCAGGTTGATGCTGCGCGAGTAGCTGAAATTTCCGACGTCGCTTGGCACTCATTGCCACGTGATTGGCTGCACCCGCATTGGGTCCGCCTTTGGGGTCGTGCTCCAATCCTGTCACTGTGGGGTATTTCCCACTACCAATCACACTTCCCGGTGGAGCGTGTCGGGTGATCGAATCGAGCGGATATGGCTCCCAGTGCTCCGGACGCTCCGAGGTATCCAGCACGGGTTCCAGCATGACTTCATCCAGATTTGGCATGCGAAACCCTTCGATGCGCGTGGCAAGCCCCTGATCCGAAAGGATGATCACTGGAGTGCTGTACTCCCGGGCAAGCTGAACCGCCTCCCTGCAGATATAAAAACACTCCTCTACGTCGCGTGCAGCCATCACAATGCGGGGTGCATCTCCATGGCTGCCAAAAAGGGTCTGCATGAGATCACTCTGCTCGACTTGCGTCGGAATACCCGTGCTCGGACCTCCGCGCTGCACGTTGACCACAATCAGCGGAATCTCCGCCATGGTAGCCCAGCCCAGTGCCTCCATTTTCAGGGACATGCCCGGACCTGATGTGCTCGTCACCGCCAGATGCCCCGCATACGACATCCC
Proteins encoded in this region:
- a CDS encoding AEC family transporter; the encoded protein is MFEGIISITIALIPVYLFILGGYAFRRIGWLKPSADDSLLKLQIHVFYPALIFSFVFRNEALNQPSLLLLPPLVGFLSILLGFAVGYAIARMLGLCKGKGLRTFAFTTGIYNYGFIAIPLIDSLYHSKEVMGVLMVHNTGIEVAIWTLGILLLNGNITRHAWKKLINPPILALAAGLLMNRMLPGTVDADSTPLDAMFESVITTVQQLGRCAIPLALILIGASLRDLMHDASLKLDWRVVSGACLARLLVLPALFIAAALCLPLPMELQAVILIQAAMPSGMFPILMARHYGGSPQTAVQIVIATTLLSVVTIPLWIAIAQRLVG
- a CDS encoding 2-oxoacid:acceptor oxidoreductase subunit alpha translates to MSDNRSITIRIAGHAQDGIQSLGTLLAKLAGRSGYHVMTYMTIPATIAGGNSIYQVRIGVDPVRVSGDEVDVLVAFHPDSLEAHLNVLREGGTLMVDCDEIDVSSISGNFDLRPLPLTSLLEEGSEGKVGKGKNMVVLGMLCHLLGIERVQVEALALDKFGRKGEAVLANVKRTLYAGFDYEWSGSVPEVGLTKPAEMAEHVTMDGNSAIAFGLIAAGVRYGAAYPITPATSIMEVLREELPKYKGIFLQTEDEIAAACAAIGMSYAGHLAVTSTSGPGMSLKMEALGWATMAEIPLIVVNVQRGGPSTGIPTQVEQSDLMQTLFGSHGDAPRIVMAARDVEECFYICREAVQLAREYSTPVIILSDQGLATRIEGFRMPNLDEVMLEPVLDTSERPEHWEPYPLDSITRHAPPGSVIGSGKYPTVTGLEHDPKGGPNAGAANHVAMSAKRRRKFQLLAQHQPAPEIYGEDSGPLLLVSWGSSFGATRVAVDALLAQGQRVSHLHLKLLFPLSSAVGDMLAAFEEVKTVELNDQGVYGVGQFALYLRAVTGLSQIGSICKTDGLTFKVKEILSQLVPTQKSSTPRSS
- a CDS encoding transglutaminase family protein; this encodes MSSASPVNPSPYSFPFAEYRVKHRTTYDYTYPVSLSYHTLHLKPRNWSGVQHISDFSIEMDPDPMDFTENRDFFGNSVHSFSIQEPHERFSVLTQFNARVISNPAPIDELTINCAQVRNALHGDTSFRMLQALQFIYPSPQTHADPAIAEWAAAFFPDQRPFMEAVLEFNHALKSEIAFDPAATEITTSVSEVFAMKRGVCQDFAHLMIAALRSQDLPARYVSGYILTHPRPGEPRLEGADASHAWVSVFVPGYGWIDLDPTNDLLVNDQHIRIAVGRDFDDISLIKGSVTGGGTSTLAVEVTVWPIDDASRRITHPDLSYSE
- a CDS encoding circularly permuted type 2 ATP-grasp protein, whose translation is MIPHPILDSYANHATDYDEYHDASGTIRPIWQSITDRLRQLQPAEFERRNQLLRRLITENGITYNVYSDAEMSRQWGMDLLPLVFSKTEWQRIEAGLRQRAELINQCLKDLYGPQEALLHGILPPHLVYANPAFLRPCHGIEPVGGDWVNLYAADIARSPDGNWWILNDRIEAASGMGYVLENRLLSNRLFPELFREQPIKRLHPFYDGFNECISNLHPASERGQRVALLTPGPANETFFEQSFLSKNLGFQLVEGADLTVRDNTLFYKTLKGIVPIRNLLRRLDSDWCDPLELRNESLLGVPGLLQCLRSGQLSMMNGLGTGLMETVAMPAFMENLCQFHRSESLLLPSVATWWCGQPAEFSYVMQHLQELVIKPTFRQHSESAVFGPALSKSELRALRERIERTPERYCAQQIVSRATAPAYHDEQLHPHHFLIRVYLTRMNGQFHMMPGGLARIAPTPGSQNVSMQHGAISKDVWILDEARKGSRAATLPRQLAESTLPPIEDNLSSRTANNLYWFGRYIERVECLARQLHILMQTLTEDVHNATLANLHAFLSVLLSEEELQSLQATESTREQLTVLDALLTRCVSDPNHPNSLASDLNHVRRIAFHLKDRLSTDSWQILSHLQQISTDTPGTKGASILHEHSMDVLDHTLDSLAAFSGKTAENMVRTLGWQFLMLGKRLERSYQLIDLLRSSLIENPNPEEEHLQLLLQYADSTITYRNRHLNAIDPIRVFTLLLKDAGNPRSLTFMVEHIIQHLGKLPWRTQSGESHNESSQRLSVQLIEAMSRLNAETLIRCKAADPFNPITSALDELHLLIEQRFFANT
- a CDS encoding thiamine pyrophosphate-dependent enzyme: MNLAKDSKLTKKNLTAKQPTWCRGCGDHSILAAYYRLLEKLQLPHQDIVTVSGIGCSSRFPYFVNSHGMHTLHGRALPFASGVSLARPDLHLFVFSGDGDCFSIGGNHLDHTARKNPNLTYLIMDNTVYGMTKKQTSPTSPKGFVSKTDPWGAIDEPINPMKRLIACGATFVARTSASNISHVMEMLERAYAHPGFAVIECLSECTHFNLGSFEGLNPRKGGSFPIIDEKKGDGSPEDAARHDPTDEVAAYRLAEADYPGWFGVYIEKKLPSKSELEQRLIDQVRAEHPEWSDRDYLQDSLKSFV